Below is a genomic region from Xiphophorus couchianus chromosome 9, X_couchianus-1.0, whole genome shotgun sequence.
accacacaaaaaaaggctttcagattgcttttgttttctttttttttttttttttttaggaaaatagagaaaaatgtaatatattcTCAGTATCTGAGTCactctttctttgaaaacacttcatgtttggcttaatcaattaattaaatgcACATCTGGATCCACCAAAGTCTGCTTTTGAGTTAAAATCTGTGGCTGGATGTGggccataaaaaaaataaagtaaaaaaaaatagaaacagaaagcaaaaatgGTGGTTGAATTAGAAGTGTTTTACGTCATATTTTCCATGGTCCACGTTGCCCTAGTTAATGAAGAACGTCCTCCATATGCATCAACCGTCTGGTGCCAAATTTGTGTCACTCTTAAACAAAATGAGTCCAGCGGGTGCAAACAGACCCCAGACCACATTTTGGACACCTGTGAACTCATGCAAGAAGAATTCaaatcctttcttcttctttgaaaCATCTCATATTCAAGCAGCTCAAgagttttagaaaaaacttCGCAGGCCTTTTGTAATTCTTATGAGTAAAATGACCTTTTGAACTTTAGACGACAGTGCAGCTAATTTTTAAGTCTCAGAATATGCAGCAGGTCCTAATTAGAGGAGTTGATCCATCTTAGGAAATTGGCAACGAGGAAAAAATGTAGAACAGATCTTGAACCCATTCTGGTTAAAACGTGGCcgtgatttttaatgactgaatTAAATTTTGGTCTATCTAGAACTTTTTCTATAAAATGCATGACTAAAAATGACCTTGATGAAGCGCAGCCATCTAATGAGTTGCGTTAGCAACCTGTCCTGtaaccacagcatgatgctgccattacCAGTTTGTCTCTCTTCTTCGTTTTCGTAGGCCAGCGTGTTGGGGCCCCCTGCCGCGAAGGACCGAACTACACATCGAAAATAGAGActggttaaaacaaacaaacaaacaaaaccctctGAATCCCCGAAAcattaagctaatgctaaaataaGCTAGCTAGTATTTTGCTGTGCAAAATCTCTTCCCCCTCGTGCTGCGGGCCACCGACGCtcatgaataataaatattgttattAACGGAGCTTAAAAATGAGACTTACAAGGTCTGCTAAAACAGAGACACTAGAGCTTGCTTCTTTATTTCAGTCTGAAGTCGCCATCTTGCGAGTGTTCATCCGTTTTAAACCGCCACTTTGGTTgtccaaaattaaaattaaacccATCACTGCTTTGACTGGTTACTAAGAAATCAAATTTCCAAAAGGTTATTGGTTTCTAATCCAGGAAATTAttcttatttaataataaaatacttaaaataattttttttatctttgcttcTGCCTTGCATTGTGAACTAGTTACTTTGAACACATATCAGTTGTGTccttaatttaatattaaactaATTCAATTTGCTTAAATCTAATCAGTCTAATTCTTCCTGGTTACCTTTATTCTAACATATTTTGGTGTTCCTGTGTGAGTAACAACATATTTTGGTATAAACCAACCTCACTTACCTTAAAGCTTATTTAGCTTAAAGCTTATTTACTCAACTTGGGTTGAGTAACCCAAGTTTCTCAACATTCATCGTCACATCATTTGTTCAGGTTATTTATTCCATTCTTATTTGTTCACTTTcactgttttacttttaagtaCTTTATCAGTTTTCATTATTCTCTCATTCTGCCTTAGTTGAGTGTTGATAGCTTAGTGAGTTGGTTGACTAAAGTAAAGGTTGAATTGTGATAATTAGTCACGTTTTGAGGAGAAGTGCTTACGTAGTGCTATGTTGTTCAAAAAATGTCAGTACTGCACGTAATCCTTCATCTATTAAGCTTTTATCAGGCATATTCATAAAACAATAACTCAGACTGAGAACTCTTTGGCTACTATTTCCTGGTAATCAGGTGGTGCCCCGACTTGATCATTTTATATCtaaattattagttttgttAATAATTGCCTTTTGCTAATTATTAATAGTCATAACTGagccaaaaacattttgtcgAATGACAGAGTGTAAAAAGTTTACCTTGGGTTTCATCAAACCAGAGGAGGTTTGCTTGCATATATATTGTCCTCTTAATAGCTTGTTGGTAATAATAAGGGATTCttatggcttttttttattttttttttggtaacgTTTCCATCCTATGAgattttaatacaaatttaaatcaataacaaaaacatcacCTTCCTTCCGCTTTATAATTATGCACACAATTATGTGTGTTGGTCAATCAGATCATATttcaatgaaatacattaaagtttataGTTTTGTGACACCAAGGTCAAGGTGGAAATGTTAGAAAAAAGGCCCTTGCATAAACTAATATATActacatatacacacacacacacacacatatatatatatatatatatatatgtgtgtgtgtgtgtgtgtgtgtgtgtgtgtgtgtgtgtgtgtgtgtgtggaggtgggGTGGGGGGTGCCTGCGTGTGTTTaccaaataaaattacattttttttaaatgattgaatatAAAGACAATACTGATTGACCATCCATGCCATATCGTTCGCTGCCGTTCTAAAATGCTAAAGTATAGTACAACTGTGTATGAGGTCATGTTTTCCTCTGGCTTACAGGCCAGATTTATGGTGAAGGTATTATACATCAAGCTAACAAACATTATGAGCACAATGCAGTAAGCCTTGCTTTCCTGCAGGCCCTGATAACTTAACTCTACTTTCCATCTCTTCCAACAGGCCATTTTAAGTCGCCACCTCATTTAAACTCACATTCCAGAAACATCTAGGATGTTCTCACCTGTTCAGTAGAGAACGAATACCAGAGATCAGTTATATATCTACGCACCGGACGCCGGGATTCCTCACACAGAACATTCACCGATTTAtgaatttttgattaatttgtaGCCTTCaggtctgtcaggtttttgaCATGGTATACTAAAGTGTATTGATAGGTTATTCTTataaaagagcaaatgtttgtcTAAAGTCAACATTTACATTCTGTGTAGCCTCTACTGTTCCTGTTGACATGGTGGAAATCAACCTGTGGGACAAATCCTGACTGATTTCTTGACTTGTTAGTCCTTGGAactgattattattaatttctgCCTCGCCACCTGATTTGACTATGTTAGAAAACTTTTCTTGAAATTTGCttggttttgtttcttaatcttgtaaaagtatttttggcaGTATGGAGAAAAAATCCACTCCCTTTAACTACAACGCTTCCATTTCGGCACATCACAGGTTTGAAAGCTTTCGCATTTTCTCGTCCGGACAAACAATTTTCCAAATTTCTCAAACAATAAGAGGGATGATTCACTGGTGTAATTATCCTGAGGCATGTCTTTGCTACTGTCTCCGTCTCTCACTCCCAACCACCTGCTGCCAATgttgagcaagctctgcactggcGGCAACAGGAATCTGTAGAGCTCTCCGTTAGACCAGATTCTCTTGCTGCCAAAGGTTATCTTAGGATAACCTCCGGAGGTGATCGCGATAATTTCGTGATTTCTCTTTACAGCTGATCATTCAGAGCTCAAGAGCTGGGAAGCGTGATCTTTAGCTTTGTTTACTTGTAAGGAAACAGTTTGAGATGTTAGCATGGTCATTAAAATCTGGAGATGTAACACCTTCCCTCATATTCATGCAGAGgcgtgggtgttttttttttttttaggctttagtgatttgtgttatttcagaataaaacaaaaaaaagaggaaatgctAAAATTATTAGCCTACATTCTTAAtgtcactttcctaaaataatggcataGGTCATGTTCTTTGCCAAAAGTGATGATTTTTTCTAGAGCATCTTTTGGCAGAAAAGAggtgctgattttattttattctattttctttattttctttaccagAATcgtttttgactaaaaatgacttcttctttttttttgtttttaggaagaTGTGCTACTTTGCAGAGCTAAGCATACCGCTGTTCAGTTTGATCACTGTGGTCAACTGGAATGTTTGTACGATTGAGCTGAAatgagtttttgtttctctttttttgcgtAAAGCACCTTAagacgacatttgttgtgatttgGCTCTACGTAGACGAACTGAATGGAAGTGAACGTAAAAGTACCCCCTGTTGAatcttgcaattttttttattattaacagtAGATTTGAACCTAAACAAAATCTACTGACGTTCCACCGACAGAGCTGGACGCCTGGTGTGTGCCAGGCCTCGTCTTTAGCGAAAACCAAAATAACCAGTGAAACCTGCAGACGAAAATACCTGCGGCCTGCTTCGAACCGTCTACCCACCTGAACAGAGAGCTGCTTGTCCTCGTTCGGCAGGATCCTGTACGTGTACACGCAGTTCTGGTATCTGTGGTCAGCAATGAAATGCAAATATCTGTCAGTGGGATAGGACACATGCAGCATCATGCATTATTACcagatgacaaaaataataacacaaaagAGCATCGGTGCAATGAACAGGTTGCAGTCGGAACAGGTTGGGTGGCATTTTAAATGGAAGCTTTAAACGTGAAAGAAGACGGCGCAGAGGGCAAAGGGCGGCAGTACAGAATGCAAATAAAGGGGAACTAGTTTTATGTTgcgggggcgtgtgtgtgtgtgtgtgcatgagagTGAGTCTGTGTGTGCAAGAGACGTGATGCGAAACAGTGTAGAACAGCCAGGGGAATTTTAACTTGTATAGCCTTGCTGCTCTAACAATGAAATCACAAGACAAATGGTGTTAACAGTTTGGTCATGTTTAGTCTGATGGGACCGGGAACCTGGATGGCTTGTTGGGACGACTTTATCAGGAGGGGCGTCTTTAAAATCAACTTCCAGTTTCATTCAGAGCCattaaacaaaagtaacttacaaaACGCAGAGGGCGTACGCTCCCTGGACGGACTCGCTGTCCCGAATAAGGAAGCTTCCATCTCTTGCTGCTTTGGAGAGCAGATCCTCAGCTTTGGAGCGCGTTATATTGTCATGGTACCAAGGCTGGTGACTTGGCATCCTGTTTAGTACAGCCCAAGAGCCTGAGCTCAAGTGTTTTGCATCtgctgtcaaaatgaaaaaaataaaaaataaaaacctaagcAAAATCCTTCCGACTGTTCTGGATCTCAGCTGTTCTGCTTGGCCGTTCTCATCTTTGCACGGTCCGTTCTACCTCTTCATCATTCTGCGGCTGTAAAAGGAAGCTGCTCCtagctctgctctgctctgaacTTCCTCATTTGAGAAGTTGCAGAGAGGAGGGCCTTTTGGTGCCGTACGCCGGATCCCCAGCGCTGTAAAATGGAAATACAGGCGTTTGCCTGCACCAGGGGGGGAGCAGCATTTGTCATGGCCTAATGATTGACCAACACAATGACCCGGGCTGCCTTGTACACTTACTTATTAATAAGAACTATTCATGAAGTGCTGCTGTGTGCAGAAACTGAGCTACAAGAAGAGAAAATAGGAAGTAGGAAGAAACCCTTTGCTgtcatgctgaaaaaaaaaaagcgctcAAACTTAAGAGATAGGAAACTTCATTTGATCTTCAgagggttattttttttaaagtggataACTCATCACGAATCCACCCTTAGCTCTTTTAGCCCCGAAGACCCGTCCTGGGTCTCACTGTCACGCTTCTAATCATGTAAATCGGGAGGGCTGGCAGGTTCTTCAGAGCGCGTGTGTTCAGGAAATGCGAGCAGAGAGCGGCATGTCTCGTTCATGTGATGGACAGGAAGTCTTGCAGAAATAAGAGGAGGAAAATGAGTTGCTCACAAACCACAGCACAGGTCACATGACGTGAAAACAGAACTGCGCGGAGAGAAGTTCACTTCAGCCCCGTCAGAGGTTTCTGGCCCTCAGCAGGCACTTTCGCAGAGCCGAGAGGGCCTTCTACTTTTCACTCGACGCCGCGGCTCAAGGGCTCAACTCGGTCGCAAAGCAGCAGCCAAAATGTTCACAGGCAAATCAGAGggacatggaaaaaataaaaactgagagTCGGCCGTtctcttttgcagtttttatgaGAAGAATTAAGCAAATTCATTGCAGAGTGTAAAAAATACAAGATATACAAGTTAAAGGATCAGAGAGAGCACTACTTGTGAAATTTGTCTCAAGCATAACAGCAGTTTGCAAGTTTCATGAAGTCAAGCAGTATTGCGCAATATTGTAGCAGAAATTCAGACTATTGcaaatttaagaagaaaaaaaatgaagcgtATATTTATATACAATAGTAATTTGTCATATTAGCTGACTGCAGCCATCAGGAAATCTCCACTCTACTTTAACTGCATCAACGCTGGTTAGTGTCAGAGCCGGCCCAAGGGATAACCGACATTTGAGATCCTGTGGTGCCGGCCTGAGGCctccaaagagaaattaaaggTTGACAAATGCACAGTTTGCATATTTTGGGCAATTTTAAAGTTACCTTAACAGAATCCTATTTTAAAGGTGTTTTCATACCTGATAGTCCgttagactcggttcgatttgggaccaaaactgaaacatttgttacatttttcagctggtgtggttatGGACTCATAGCAAGAGTTTGAAACTCCAAATATTTGGtcacaaacaaaagttttgacaCTTGATTGTTCAAAAAAATTCAATTAGAGACCCCAAGCTCACAGTTTCATTGTGCTTTCCAGTCTGgattaaataataaagtcaCACATGATTAggaaataaagataaagaaacagaaacaaacaataaaagacaTGTTTGTGACCATATGACAAATTCTGACTATGGTGATTATGTTGCTACTTGTTCCTCTAAGATGTTGAGGCTATGAAGTCACAGAAAATACAACATCTTTTCATAGGTTTCCAATGCAAAACTATGGGAAAACTTGTCTCAAAAACAAAGGGAATGACATGAGATTTACGATCCAAACcatacaaaacatgcaaaaatcaGTTAccatgacagttttaacaataCATGTTGACTCTACAGTTGCAATAAcgtacagattaaaaaaaacaaacctttcccACCAAAGGAAAATGCATTATACAGCTTAAACACTAGAATCATCGGCCTCTGTCATAAAAACAGATCCATTATATCTCCCATTTATTTTGCCCTTGGTCAGTCATCAGACCCCATTCAAGCTAATCAtgtttttcaaatcaataaatgaagTTTACTTTGCTGGACCACGGTAGAACCCGGACAGGTGAATATGGAGCATATTTCTGACATTTCCCATTGACAAAGGTGAAACGTATCAGGGACACGAGGCGTTCGAGGTTCAGTAATCTGTTTACTTCAGTGCAAAATGTCCGATGTGTGTCAATGTGGAAACCAGAGTCCAATTGAGTTTTGGTCTCAAGTTCCACAGCCGGATCATCTCATTGTCTGTCGTCCCTACATCAAACTCTCGAACCATAAACCCAGATCCCCCTTACATACATTGACTTTTACAGCTCTGTCTCTACCTCCCCTGTGGGTTTTGGACAGTACCACGTTGACCATCTCCTCTTGCTACCTTCAGAAATCAAATGATGCCAAGAAAAGCATCTTAAGTCCCAACCTAAAGTGTTTTGTGAAAGGGGCTGCAGTCGTGTCACTTTATATTACTcacagaaaatgtataaattggACATCTACGCACATCGTTATTTGAAGTTGGTCAGTCATTGTCTGCATTTCGTTGACAATCGGTCTTTGGTTAACCAAGAAATCCTCCAAATTTGACTGAAACAGACACTGAAATGTAAGATGCTTTCATCAACGAACATCTCACTTTTTAAACAAGCTGTCTATTCAGGGTGACTTTTCATTGAAACTTTGCACAAATAGTTTTTTAAGGGGTTTATTAGATCTGGTGCAGAGTGAAGCCTGGATGTTGGACTTTAGTTCATGCTTCACTCCATCCAGGCTAAGGTCCATACTGTCCCTTAAGGCCTGACCAAAGCTGTTTACAATGGTCTTCCAGGTCTTTTACTCAGAACTCAGACTTGGCACTCAGCGAGCTTTCATGTGTTTCCTTTAGGTCTCCGCTAGTGGCCCCAATCATCCCTGCCTTATCTTTACAGAACAACCTCTTCAGCGTGCTTCTGAACTTCTCTGCCCCGAACAGGTACACCAGTGGGTCCATAGCACCGTTCATGCAGGTGAGGGAGGAGGTGAAGCGATTGGCCATGCTCAGGGCTCTTTGTGTTTGGCAGGAAACATCTGGGTTGTTGTAGCCAAGGATAAAGGTGACTCTGCTCAGATGATAGGGCAGAAAGCAGACCATGTAGATGAGAATGACGGCACCGATGGTACGTAGGGCCTTGAGTTTTAGGGCAGGGTCCAGCCTGCAGCCCCGATGCAGGCTGTGGATGATGAGCAGGTAGCAGGATAGGGTGGCAAGGAAAGGCGGGGTGAAGGCCACAGCCAGAGAGACCAGCGCCCTGCGGGACACCTTCTCTCTGTACAGCTGCAAACACACCGTTGTGTTGTCCACCTGCGCCGTCTGATGGTTAACCAGCAGTGGCGCCATAGAGAGTGTGACCAAGACCCACAAACACAAGCTGATGATGTGAGCATAGCGACCCTGGCGAAGCTTCATTGATCTTACAGCGTGAACCACAGCCAGGTAGCGGTCCCCTGCCACGCAAGCCAGGAAGTACAGACTGGCGTACATGTTGACATAGAACAAAAAGCCCACCAGCCTGCAGGGAACCTCACCCAGCGGCCAGTGGCCGCCGGTGAAATGGTAAGTTGCTCTGAGTGGGAGGATGACCACGTAAGATAGGTC
It encodes:
- the gpr17 gene encoding uracil nucleotide/cysteinyl leukotriene receptor; amino-acid sequence: MESATTAETSLLSNQSSESCVPAETAIQNQLFGWFYVVVFVLALGGNSLALWIFSRQRGVFSPANVFLVHLAVADLSYVVILPLRATYHFTGGHWPLGEVPCRLVGFLFYVNMYASLYFLACVAGDRYLAVVHAVRSMKLRQGRYAHIISLCLWVLVTLSMAPLLVNHQTAQVDNTTVCLQLYREKVSRRALVSLAVAFTPPFLATLSCYLLIIHSLHRGCRLDPALKLKALRTIGAVILIYMVCFLPYHLSRVTFILGYNNPDVSCQTQRALSMANRFTSSLTCMNGAMDPLVYLFGAEKFRSTLKRLFCKDKAGMIGATSGDLKETHESSLSAKSEF